In Puniceicoccales bacterium, the genomic stretch GGAAGCGTTGGATATTTTTTTGAAGATCTTGGTATAGCATTTACCGGCGACGTGTTATTCAATGGAACCGTTGGACGTTCTGACCTACCAGGAGGAGATAAGCATCGGTTATTCAAAAGCATACGCGAACGTATCTATAGCCACAAAAAGGATATAATAATAGTGCCAGGTCATGGCTGGACCACAACCATTGGCCATGAGATGGCGAACAATCCCTATGTTCGATCAAAATGATAGATGACCAAGAAATACTTAATTTATCGGAAAATACAGAACAGACCAGGCAACATGTACCTCTAGCCGCCAGGATGAGACCCAAAACTCTGGCCGATATTGTCGGGCAGGATCTGATTTTGGGCAAAAGCTGCCTGTTGCCAAAGCTTATAGAAAATAATTCCTTCGGCAATTTGCTATTCTATGGTCCTTCGGGTTGCGGTAAGACAACCATCGCCGAGATAATCTCAAACCAGGTGGATTGCAATTTTGTAAAAATCAATGCTGTTTTGTCAAATGTGGCCGAACTGAAAGAGGTCATCCACAGGATAAAAAATACCAATTCTATCCTTTTTATAGATGAGATTCATAGATTTAACAAGGCTCAGCAGGATTTGCTACTACCAGACATCGAAAGCGGGGCTATTCGATTGATCGGTGCCACCACCCACAATCCAGGGTTTTATGTTATAAATCCGCTTATCAGCAGGAGTCATCTTGTTAAATTCGAACCGATAACTGCCGATGCCATAATCTCTGTATTGAACAGAGCTATGGATGATAGTGTCGTTGGACTGAAAGCCACCGGCTGCTCGGTGGACCAGGATGTGTTGAAAAAGATAGCTAGCATTTCCGACGGAGATCTACGCCGAGCTCTTAATCAACTTGAATCCATCGTGATGGGCGTACCATCCGGCACAACGATAAATAACGATATCTTTGCCAAGATATTAGGCAATACATACACCAAATACGACTCGGACGAAGATGAGCATTATGATACGGCTTCTGCCTTTATAAAAAGCATACGCGGTTGTGATCCCGACGCAGCAATTTATTGGCTAGCGAAAATGTTGGTTGGTGGAGAAGATCCGAGATTTATTGCCCGAAGACTTGTGATTGCGGCTTCTGAAGACATTGGATTGGCCGACTCGCGGGCTCTACCACTGGCGATGGCTTGCTTCGATGCCTGCGAAAAAATTGGCCTACCAGAGTGTAGAATAATCCTAGCCCATGTCACCATATTTTTGGCAGCTGCCCAAAAGAGTAACTCGGCCTATTTGGCCATTGACAGTGCCATGGCTAGCATAAGAGACAAAGGCGCCCAACAGGTACCTCTATGGCTGCGTGATTCCCATGGCATTATATCCAAAGAGCTTGGCAATGGTAAGGCCTATAAGTATAGCCATGAATTCCCGGACAATATCTCAGGGCAAGAGTATATGGTTAGACCAGAACAATTTTATTTCCCAAGAAAATCAGGAACAGAGCAAATAATAGGTGAAAGATTAGCCAAACTCAGATCGCTGAAAGCCGATTTATAGCTAACAATTTCAATTTTACAAAAGCCATGACTTCCTGGAACACCTCATCTTAGTTGCCACCGCCACCATACAACGAATAGCTTTTGATAGTTTTTTGATCACCGTTTGATCCTGTAGTCCATAGCATTTGTTGAAAAATTCTATAAAAAACTCCGGGTCTTCTCTGACCAAAAAATATATACCATTGGTTAGTTCCCAATCGGACAATCCGTTAATTGCACTGACAAAATCTTCATCGCTTAGTTTAGAAAAAAACCTGCTCCAGTCTTCGGCACAGGCTACGTTGACCTGGGCAATTACAAAGAATACACCTAATGTAAATAACAATGATAAGGTATAATTCATTTGTGTTTAATTGTAATATATTATTAAAAAAATTCAATCATAATATAAAATTTATCGTTAAATAGCAGCTAAAATAGCTTTTTGCCAAAATACCATCTGCCAAGTCATTTCAACCAAAGACTATGCGAACCACAGACTAAAGGCTTGGCTTTGGCCTAATCATTATTGCCCATGGCTTCGGTAAAACCATCAAAACATATTTAGTCGTTAAATTAAGATTGTAGGTGCTCAAAACCTGATTTATCAACATCTAGATCTATGTTTAAATCAATATCATAAAATCCACTATCATCACCCGGATTGTTGTCTAAGTTAGAGTTATAAATATCGATATCATTATCCTGTTTGTAAATATCGATATCATTATCCTGGTTGCAAATATCGATATCGTTACATGGGTTGTAAATATCGATATCATCAATACAGTTAAATACTGTCAAAAGACGTGGATCATTGAACATGTTAACTGATTGATTACCATCCACGCCAAAACCACTCGTCATATTCCCAGACTGGCTGCTATTTTTCATAAAATCTTCTTCTTTCTCTGTCCTTTTTTGGCTAAAATATAGCTTACAATAGTCGATATTATGTTGTTTTATTTGATTTAATTTCTGCCAAGATATCTTATAAGCGAAGTACACAATTGTACCATACCTGGGGAATATAATTTTACTATTACTTATACAATCATTGAGGTGTACTAAAAAATTTGCATCTTTTTTATCAAATACGCCTGGATTTAGAAGAATAACCATGTCGACGATCGATTCCTTAATGCGTGTTACCCAATTTTTACCACAATTATTACTGTTATTGTTAATATCTATATTTTTCAGCTCATCTTCGATATCCCCCGGAGAGGTGTCTAGTTTACCTTGCATCCCCATTTCTCTAATCGCATCATTTATATATTTCAGCTTTAATATCTCACAAGTGTAATACTTAAGTGTATTAGCGTTGGGAAGTATAAGATTATTGTCTTGTTCGCCTTTCATTCTATTACTAATGCTATCTGAAAAACTCGATTTACCCTCTTCAGCAGATAAGTCTGGATTCAAAATAGCAATTGTGTCCATAACAAAGGCTTTGATGCAATCCAAATTATTTTCACTATTGTTATAGTATTTTGTAATATCAATATCAGTCAATTTACTTTCGATCCTATCCGAATGGGCAACCAGCTTGCCTTGCAGTCCTAGGTCCTTAATTACATTATTTATACATCTCCTAGCTTCATTACTGACATATTTGCTGGCATTGTTTTCATCTTCTTTGCTGATCGCCGTACTGGCCGACTTACTGCGTTGTTCACTGCGTTGTTCACTGGGCTGTTTATAGATTTTATTTAAATCTCGTCTTTCTCCAATTCTATCAATAAACATTTTATTAGCCAGTTTTATAATCTTGGCTTTGGATGGCTTTTTTACATTACTTTTAACATTTTTTTTTAATTTTGTGAAACTAATTACGTTCTTAAGAGTTCGTTGGGCCTGCGAAAATTCACTATCTTTATCACGAACTTTCTTCTTACTAAGAATTCTATCGGCGAATATGTCTATTGCTTTCTCTTCATTTTCACTGGGTCCTTCCTTTTTTTTTTGGAACCGATAGCCACATTAGCCATCTGACCATAGATAAGCAATACACACAGGCTTTTGATCAGTTTCGATCTAAACCTAATAACAAACTTATAAATCATACTATCTTTCATTTTTACTTTCATGCCAATGTAAGTTGTTATATATTTTCAGTCTTATAAAACATTCTCACCTGAAAAA encodes the following:
- a CDS encoding replication-associated recombination protein A produces the protein MIDDQEILNLSENTEQTRQHVPLAARMRPKTLADIVGQDLILGKSCLLPKLIENNSFGNLLFYGPSGCGKTTIAEIISNQVDCNFVKINAVLSNVAELKEVIHRIKNTNSILFIDEIHRFNKAQQDLLLPDIESGAIRLIGATTHNPGFYVINPLISRSHLVKFEPITADAIISVLNRAMDDSVVGLKATGCSVDQDVLKKIASISDGDLRRALNQLESIVMGVPSGTTINNDIFAKILGNTYTKYDSDEDEHYDTASAFIKSIRGCDPDAAIYWLAKMLVGGEDPRFIARRLVIAASEDIGLADSRALPLAMACFDACEKIGLPECRIILAHVTIFLAAAQKSNSAYLAIDSAMASIRDKGAQQVPLWLRDSHGIISKELGNGKAYKYSHEFPDNISGQEYMVRPEQFYFPRKSGTEQIIGERLAKLRSLKADL